The following coding sequences are from one Carassius gibelio isolate Cgi1373 ecotype wild population from Czech Republic chromosome B7, carGib1.2-hapl.c, whole genome shotgun sequence window:
- the LOC127962720 gene encoding protein TEX261: MWFIYLLSWLSLVVQICFVTLAIAAGLYYLAELIEEYTVSTSRIIKYMIMFSTAVLVGLYLFEGFPTLMIGVGLFTNLVYFGLLQTFPYIMLTSPNFILSCALVVLNHYMAFQYFAAEYYPFSEVLAYFTICLWVIPFSFFVSLSAGENVLPSTVQQGDDVVSNYFTKGKRGKRSGILLIFSFLKEAVLPSRQKMY; encoded by the exons atgtggtttatttatttactcagctGGTTGTCGCTGGTGGTGCAGATATGTTTCGTTACTCTCGCTATCG CTGCAGGCCTGTATTATCTGGCAGAGTTAATAGAGGAGTACACAGTCTCCACCAGCCGCATTATAAAATACATGATTATG TTCTCCACAGCGGTGCTGGTGGGACTCTATCTGTTCGAGGGCTTCCCCACGCTCATGATCGGAGTGGGTCTCTTCACCAACCTGGTTTACTTCGGTCTGCTGCAGACGTTTCCTTACATCATGCTGACCTCACCAAACTTCATCCTGTCATGTG CACTGGTTGTGTTAAACCACTATATGGCCTTCCAGTATTTTGCTGCAGAGTACTATCCTTTCTCTGAG gttcTAGCGTACTTCACTATATGTCTGTGGGTGATTCCGTTCTCGTTCTTTGTTTCGCTCTCTGCTGGGGAGAATGTTCTTCCATCCACTGTGCAGCAGGGAG atgatgtGGTGTCAAACTACTTCACTAAAGGCAAGCGGGGCAAGCGCTCGGGCATCTTGCTCATCTTCTCCTTCCTGAAGGAGGCCGTTTTACCGAGCCGACAGAAGATGTACTGA
- the LOC127962439 gene encoding shootin-1-like — MMWNLEEEEEEETISVYETDGHAENFSCSLSNSEEESTLSSEDERDIECEILEKERDEANEKLSRMEEASAQLLKELDVLEMQFQIERSCRETAEAFALKVNKDFKALKRQSQAILPLIPEMPENFSILNLDPEADPSSETVSEEESSEDPLLMSQNQIRELQSSLDQLLGEKIQLTAQVELLKKENEDLKDQLVLEVGEKEALLRKFSKQSRTVNKMKRVSQLVTEEFTEMSHKLEMEQGLRQHAEVFAHQMLMKQQETQRKIQNAETEKKLQQALSQMTEISKDLEEIRLCYQNQMSQTAAQDLSSLSDLAAVRTKLEISEKERSETEIQLRDSEQFVSALQEEIKLLKDKLKGMEQLPSIQSIPLNVANKKLADPQPLIQPARPPPPPPPPPPPPPPPPPPPPSSAVTDPLKALRDRKMGENNATQTAKPAIKEDIKSRAVDEMMERIKKGIILKPILRTPQAVLEDDNAWKEQKSENRKSAVLELQGMLECMRRPGPRRVESKKRYSRNVGEAELQTVLQRRRRAMGDEKGTPSSPSKPKDPPSAVSVSISSPWAGESGSSPVLRRLQQNREKRMSRIKASESIIWEEK, encoded by the exons ATGATGTGGAatcttgaagaagaagaagaagaagaaactatTTCAG TGTATGAAACAGATGGACATGCTGAAAACTTCAGCTGTAGCCTCTCAAATTCTGAAGAGGAGAGCACCCTGTCTTCAGAAGATGAAAGAGACATTGAG TGCGAGATTCTGGAGAAAGAGCGAGATGAGGCCAATGAAAAGCTGTCAAGGATGGAGGAGG CCTCTGCTCAGCTGCTCAAGGAGCTGGATGTGTTAGAGATGCAGTTTCAGATTGAGCGATCGTGCCGGGAGACCGCAGAGGCCTTTGCACTGAAG GTGAATAAAGATTTCAAGGCATTAAAGAGACAAAGCCAAGCCATACTACCCCTGATTCCAGAAATGCCAGAAAATTTCTCTATCCTGAACCTGGACCCCGAGGCTGATCCCAGCTCTGAAACGGTCTCTGAGGAAGAGAGCAGTGAAGATCCGCTTCTCATGAGTCAGAATCAAATTAGAG AGCTACAGTCATCTTTAGACCAATTGCTTGGAGAAAAAATTCAACTCACTGCACAGGTGGAGCTTCTTAAGAAAGAGAACGAAGATTTGAAGGACCAG TTGGTTTTGGAGGTCGGAGAGAAAGAGGCCCTTCTGAGGAAGTTCAGCAAGCAGAGCAGGACGGTGAATAAAATGAAGAGAG TCTCCCAGCTGGTTACAGAAGAGTTTACAGAGATGTCTCATAAGCTCGAAATGGAGCAAGGACTCAGGCAGCATGCTGAAGTGTTTGCACACCAG ATGCTGATGAAACAGCAGGAAACCCAGAGAAAGATTCAGAACGCAGAGACTGAGAAAAAACTACAGCAGGCTCTGAGTCAAATGACTGAAATCAGCAAAGATCTGGAAGAGATACGACTCTGTTACCAAAACCAG ATGTCTCAGACAGCAGCTCAGGATCTCAGCTCGCTTTCAGATCTGGCTGCTGTAAGAACAAAGCTGGAGATCAGTGAGAAAGAGAGGAGCGAGACTGAGATTCAGCTGAGAGACTCTGAACAATTTGTATCTGCACTTCAGGAGGAAA TCAAGCTGCTCAAGGATAAACTGAAAGGGATGGAGCAACTTCCTTCAATTCAATCTATCCCGCTGAACGTGGCCAACAAAAAATTAGCTGATCCACAACCACTGATACAGCCAGCAcgtcctccacctcctcctccacctcctccacctcctcctcctcctccacctccacctcctccatcttcAGCTGTCACCGA CCCATTAAAGGCTTTGAGGGACAGAAAGATGGGAGAAAACAACGCCACTCAAACCGCGA AACCTGCAATTAAGGAGGATATAAAGTCCAGAGCTGTGGATGAAATGATGGAAAGAATCAAGAAAGGCATTATTCTCAAACCTATTCTCAGAACGCCACAG GCTGTGTTAGAGGATGACAATGCATGGAAG gaGCAGAAGTCTGAGAATCGGAAATCAGCTGTGCTGGAACTGCAGGGGATGCTG GAGTGCATGAGGAGGCCTGGCCCTCGAAGGGTGGAATCCAAAAAACGCTACAGCCGTAATGTTGGGGAGGCGGAGCTTCAGACTGTGCTCCAGAGAAGGAGGAGGGCCATGGGGGATGAAAAGGGGACCCCTTCTTCTCCATCCAAACCCAAAG ATCCACCCTCAGCCGTGTCCGTCTCGATCTCCTCGCCCTGGGCGGGGGAGAGTGGAAGCTCCCCGGTGCTCCGGAGACTTCAGCAGAACCGTGAGAAGAGAATGTCTCGCATAAAGGCTTCAGAGTCCATTATATGGGAGGAAAAGTGA